DNA sequence from the Calidithermus timidus DSM 17022 genome:
TGACGAGGTCGCCGTTGACCACCACGATGTCCGGCCTGACGTCCTCGAGGTCGGCTAGCACGGCCTCGAGCGCAGCCAGGTTGCCGTGGATGTCGGAGAATACGGCGATTCGCATGGGCTTCAGTCCTGCGCTTGCAGGTAGGGGTTGGAGCGGGCTTCGGTTTCCAGGGTGGTGCTGGGTCCGTGGCCGGGGAAGACCACGGTTTGCGGGGGCAGGCCCAACAGCCGCTTGAGTGAAGCGAAGAGGGCCTGGGGGTTGGCCAAGGGCAGGTCGTAGCGCCCGATGCCACCCCTGAACAGCACGTCGCCGCTGACCAACTTGCCGTCCGCGTAAAAGCCCACGTGGCCGGGGGCATGTCCGGGCAGGTGCAGCACCTTCAGGCCCAGGCCGAAGTTGAGCTGCTGGCCTTCCTCGAGCCACCCCGAGGGCTCGGGCGGTTGGGGCAGGTCTATCCCCCAGCGCAGCCCGCTCTCGCGGGTGCGCTGGTACAGGGGCAAGTCGGCAGGGTGCAGGTACACTGGCAACCCCAGGGCTTCGACCAGGGGGGCGACCGCTCCGACGTGGTCGAAATGGGCGTGGGTCAGCAGGATGGCTTCGGGCTTCAGCCCCACCCGCTCCACTTCGGCCAGGATGCGCCCGGCCTCATCGCCGGGATCGACGATCACTCCCCGCCCGCCCTCGCCTACGAGCAGGTAGGTGTTTTCCTGGAGTGGACCAACGCTTAGGCTATAGACCTCCATCGGCTATAGCCTAACGCAAAGCGAGAGGCCAGACGCTTTTCGCGTTTGGCCTTCGACCTTATGAACCGCAGGCCTCAGTCTGCCGCCTGGGAGCTGGATTCGGACTTGTTCTCGCTCTTGCCGGTGGTCGAAGACGGGCTCTTGCTGTCCTTGATGTACCAACCCGAGCCCTTGAAGATCACCGCCGGCGCACTGATGAGCCGCTTGAGGGGTTCACCCGTTTCGGGATGATGGGTGTAGGCGGCTTCGCTGAAGCGCTGCTCGAACTCGTAGCGGTTTCCGGTTTCCAGACCCTGATAGACGTACACGGGCATGGACATTCCCTCCATCGAGCATATTGACAGAAGGACACTCAAACTGTCAATCCGGGTTTGGACGGGGTGCTCCGCCTTGCTGAGGCCCTTGTGGGCAGCAAAGGGTGGGGTTTCTGGGGGCCAGCCACCCCGGCGCTTGGCGGGTGTTTTGGGCCGCAGGACTATGATTTCACCCTCTTGC
Encoded proteins:
- a CDS encoding MBL fold metallo-hydrolase, translating into MEVYSLSVGPLQENTYLLVGEGGRGVIVDPGDEAGRILAEVERVGLKPEAILLTHAHFDHVGAVAPLVEALGLPVYLHPADLPLYQRTRESGLRWGIDLPQPPEPSGWLEEGQQLNFGLGLKVLHLPGHAPGHVGFYADGKLVSGDVLFRGGIGRYDLPLANPQALFASLKRLLGLPPQTVVFPGHGPSTTLETEARSNPYLQAQD
- a CDS encoding FmdB family zinc ribbon protein, whose protein sequence is MPVYVYQGLETGNRYEFEQRFSEAAYTHHPETGEPLKRLISAPAVIFKGSGWYIKDSKSPSSTTGKSENKSESSSQAAD